In Oncorhynchus nerka isolate Pitt River linkage group LG21, Oner_Uvic_2.0, whole genome shotgun sequence, the following are encoded in one genomic region:
- the LOC115103884 gene encoding nucleoplasmin-like protein ANO39, with product MKLELLVVLAVAALVPSLSEGLLLSKCELKPKLTEAADQFNLTEKIAAKGVELDNALAKIICSLDLKSGLNTSLVTNLVLRKPFLHKSKRRPISRRPVRLFGHKRPGRDVESKEDRVSSEGEEDKPRPTGKPGGMKPKPTGKTEGVNPRSERPEGKRTRPGSPAIGRNKREAEESAGEKEEHDKVEAQESKAAEVEEFCGYEDEGDEDEVDEDELDEENLEELEAELDEQVGEEPKEREGNRKKRDIPKQFRGPGQSRKPPPHKPKRKPFKPIKTLSFSFFGLFQLSNRLACVSSNTTRSLNLCKTECSSFVDDDIRDDIACFVKSRAWMKALKFPWKCAKLQASEYFECDQPLNSTMSTLSVTNHLTVL from the exons ATGAAGCTGGAGCTGCTGGTGGTGTTGGCTGTAGCAGCCCTGGTTCCCAGCCTGTCTGAGGGGCTGCTTCTATCCAAATGTGAGCTGAAGCCCAAACTGACAGAGGCTGCTGACCAATTCAATCTGACTGAGAAAATTGCAGCAAAGGGAGTCGAACTGGACAACGCCTTGGCCAAAA TTATCTGCAGTTTGGACCTAAAGTCTGGTTTAAACACCAGCCTTGTGACCAACCTTGTCCTGCGCAAACCTTTCCTGCATAAATCCAAAAGGCGCCCCATCAGCAGGAGACCTGTGAGACTGTTTGGGCACAAACGTCCAGGTAGAGATGTTGAGTCAAAGGAAGATCGAGTCAGTTCTGAGGGAGAAGAGGACAAGCCTAGACCTACAGGAAAGCCTGGGGGAATGAAACCCAAACCTACAGGGAAAACAGAGGGAGTGAACCCAAGATCAGAGAGGCCCGAAGGGAAGAGGACGAGACCAGGGAGTCCCGCGATAGGAAGGAACAAGCGTGAGGCTGAGGAGTCCGCTGGTGAAAAGGAAGAACATGACAAAGTTGAGGCGCAAGAAAGCAAAGCGGCTGAGGTGGAAGAGTTTTGCGGCTATGAGGATGAGGGTGATGAAGACGAGGTTGACGAGGATGAGCTAGACGAGGAGAACCTGGAAGAGTTAGAGGCGGAGCTGGACGAGCAAGTAGGAGAGGaaccgaaagagagagaggggaacaggaagaagagagacaTCCCAAAGCAGTTCAGAGGTCCCGGACAGAGCCGCAAGCCACCGCCACATAAGCCGAAGCGCAAGCCATTCAAGCCGATCAAGACCCTGTCCTTCAGCTTTTTCGGTCTCTTCCAGCTGAGCAATCGCCTCGCCTGCGTCTCCTCCAACACCACTCGCTCTCTCAATCTCTGTAAGACAGAGTGCAGCT CCTTCGTTGATGATGACATCCGTGATGACATTGCCTGCTTTGTGAAGTCTCGTGCCTGGAT GAAGGCTCTGAAGTTCCCATGGAAATGTGCCAAGCTGCAAGCCTCTGAGTACTTTGAGTGTGACCAACCACTTAACAGTACTATGAGTACTTTGAGTGTGACCAACCACTTAACAGTACTATGA